A segment of the Aureliella helgolandensis genome:
GCACCCTGTAGCGGCGACCATCTGTCCTTGCTCACGCAGCGGGTTACGATTGGGACTGCCAAGCCAACTGTAGAATAGCAACCGGTCGCCACTTAGCGGCTGGTCGAACGGGTGGCTAAATTACTTGGAGCGTGAACCGGCTATTGAGGCAACTCTGCCAGCGACTTTCGCAGTCGCCTGAGCACGCGTGATTTCGCTTGATAGACACTGGCAACGCTCACCCCCAAGCCTTCGGCAACTTCGGCCGCCGACTTGCCGTCAATCGCACTCTGCCAGAACGCCTTCCAAGTCTGCGGTTCAAACTCAGCCTGCACCTGCCGCAACACCGACTGCACCACCGGAGACTCTGCGGCGGCCGGATCAATAGTGCTGCCCAAATCCTCGGGGCACTGCTCCAGTTTGAGCATGGCGGTGGTGCCGCCGACTGCGACCAGTCCCTTGGCTTGTCGGCGGAAGTAATCGCGCACTTTATTGCGTGTAATCGTCGCCAACCAAGACCTGAAACTTCCCTCCTTTTTCTCGCGTTGAAATCCGCTGACACCTCGCGCCACCGCCGCAAAAACCTCCTGCACGACGTCCGATGCTTCGCCCTCAGGCACTCCAGACGTGCGGCACCAGCGATACACAATTGGACCATACGTACTGACCAGTCGCCCCCAAGCTACGGCATCCATACGCTGGACTTCGTCTAGCAAATGGGAGGATAGCGTCGGATGATCTGGATGCGTCATGTCGTTGCCCTACTGGTCGAACAGTGGGATTTCCCAAGTCACGCAAGACTGGTGGACTGCCTGAACAGTCCCCCGCAGCGCGACCGTTTGTTGAAACAGTAACCCGCCACGTGACGGGCTGTTGATTTAATAGCAAATTGAATTTTAACGCGGCGGTTGCGTCCCAAACTACCTTGTAGCGGCAACTACCTTTCCTTGCTCACGCAGCGGGTTACTATCTCGACAGCCCGGTGAGCAAGAGCAGGTGGTTGCCGCTACAGGGCAATTAGGAGTGCTACATTGATGTTAAAACTCAAAACGCTTTTATATCAACAGGCCGGTAAGCAAGGCGCGAGTATCGCCTCTTCTCCATTGTACACACCGCTCACAACCACCGCGCACGGCTTATGAGAGAGACGCTGGCCTTCGAATCCAGCCAGTTTCAAGAAAAGCGCTGTACCTCAGAAAATGCTGTCAGATGCTTCCGTTCATCTAAGTAGCGAGCGGAAAACACGTGCCGGTCGCTGAAACCACTTGCAGAAGATCTAACGCATGGCGTGCGTTGAGCTCTTCGTGCGGCGAGTACAATAACACCAGCTACCAGGAGACTACCATGATGACTGCCACCGTCTGCCCCAATGCTGCCGAGCTGCAGGCTCTGAGCACGGGACAACTCGAAGAGAAACAAAGCCAGGCGTTGTTCGACCACATCCAGGCCTGCGACCATTGCCGAACAGAGCTGGAAACGCTCGAGGATTCCGCCGATTCGCTGATCGCCAGCTTGCGTGGACAGAATGATTTTCAAGAGCTGGAGCAGGACCCCGGGTGCCAATTGGCCGTTGCCAAAGCGCTCGGTGCCCTGGTTCAGGCTGCGCAGAGCCCTACCGCTACGGAATTTCCCGACTTCCCTCGGCAATTGGGGGAGTATGAAATCGTGCGTCCATTAGGGCGTGGAGGTATGGGCTGCGTTTACCTAGCCCAGCACACGAAACTCGGCAGGCTCGTGGCGCTGAAAGTCCTGCAATCCCATCGCTTGGCCGATGTGCGTATGCGCGAGCGATTCGAAAACGAGATGCGAGCTGTCGGACGACTCAGTCATCCGAATGTGGTCACTGCTCACGATGCCCGCGAAGTGGATGGAATGGCGGTCCTCGTTACCGAATACATTGACGGCTTCGACTTGGGGCAGCTTTCCGGACTGGTCGGCCCCCTACCCATTGCGGACGCCTGTGAAATTGTGCGGCGTGTGGCCGTTGCCCTGGAGTACACGCACCAACAGGGCTTTGTGCATCGCGATATCAAGCCATCGAACATCATGCTCAGCCGCCAAGGTGAGGTCAAACTCCTCGATTTGGGGCTGGCCCGCCTGCAGTTCGGCGACGGCCAACGCGCCGAAATGACCGGGACCGGCCAAACCATGGGGACTGCCGACTACATTGCACCAGAGCAGGTTACCGACAGTCGGCACGTCGATATCCGCGCCGACATTTATGCCCTGGGCTGTACGCTGTTCAAGCTGCTCACCGGTTCCGCGCCGTTTGCGGACGAGCACCACCCAACCGCCTTTGCGAAGATGACTGCGCACGTATCCACGCTCCCGCCAAGTTTGAAAAACTCGCTCGACGGAGCACCTCACTCCTTGGCCAAACTGGTCGATACCATGCTCGGCAAGTCCCCCGCGTCCCGCCCTCAAAAGCCCCTACTCGTTGCCAATGTCCTGAAACCACTCGCGCTAGGGCATGATCTTCCCAAGCTGATTCAGCAAGCTGAAGAGCAACCGCAGACCACTCGAGCCACTGTTAGCTCGCCAAGTCGCAGCGCAGTGGAGACACAACCTCTATTATTCAGACGAATTCCCGTGTGGTGCGCCGTTGCCGCTGGCTTCAGCTCGTTTGTTCTGGGAGTGTGCCTCGGAGTTCTAATTACGATTCGCTATCCCGACGGTACGGAATCGACTTTCGAAGTCCCCTCTGGCAGCCAAGTCACACAGACTTACGTACCCGACGGGACAACCGCGGCGCGGGCTAGCTCAGGTTCACCCGAAAGCCCTCAACCGCCAGCCGCTACCCCTCCCCCTCTCACCACACATGAAGCCTTGGATGTTGATGTGCAGGAAACAATGGACGTTGACATCGTCGAGCCCATCACCCACTTTGCACCTCGAATTGTGTTTCCGGCTGGCTACCCAGAACCGCTCCGCTTTGCCATCTTAGTTACCGAGCTCGATGACGAGAATTTGGAACGAGCTCAGGCCAAGCTGGCAAACAGCGAGGATATGATTGTTCCGACGCAGTGGGGAGTTTGGTATCCAGTCCTAGATGACATTTCAGTCTCGATCTCGAGTTCGAAAAACGGAGTGGCCTACGCACTAACCTCGGCTACACCTGCCGACCATATCGCCTGGGGAAATATTGCGGGGCATATTTCAGTAATGACAAAGGAATCGCGTGATAAGGCGCGTGGTACCCAACTTGATCTGCAATTCACCCCTCCCCTGTCGAAAGAATTCGAACGCGTCACCGGTAATAATCTATCCAAGAATTTAGCGATCATTATCAATGGCGTGATTGCCTCGAGCCCAAGAATTCGAGGCAAGCTCTCAACGCATGCTTCCCTCACCGGAAAATTCCCACCTGAGGAAATACGCTACTTCATGCAATCGCTGGACGGCGGATTGGTAGAACCACTCCAACGGCCAACGATGGCTAGCGGCAAGGACGAAAGCAGTTCTCTCGCTAGATACGATCTCAAAGCGATCGGGATCGCCTTCCACAATTTCCATGACGTCTACCAAAAGCTACCAGGCTCACTCAATTTCAAGGAAGGCACCTTGGGATGGCGTCCAGGTACAGTACGGCCACCGGTTAGCTGGCGAGTTGTCCTCTTGCCGTTCATTGAGCAGAATGAGTTGTTTGAGCAATACCGATTTGACGAGCCATGGGATAGCGAAAGCAATCTGAAGCTTCTCGACAAAATGCCCGAAGTCTACCGCAGTCCTCGCGCTCCCAAGGACCAAGCCGCCGGTGAAACGAACTACCAAGGCTTCGTTGGTGAACATACGGCGCTGGGCAATGCGGATGGCGAACCATTTCGAGAATTCCTGGACGGAACGTCTAACACCATACTGCTGGTCGAAACGGCTTCCTCCGTCCCCTGGACCAAGCCGCAAGACATCCCCTTCTCGGAAGTTAAAGATATCGAGTCGGGCAAGTGGTTTGCCGGCCCAATCAACGTCTTGCTT
Coding sequences within it:
- a CDS encoding protein kinase domain-containing protein; translation: MMTATVCPNAAELQALSTGQLEEKQSQALFDHIQACDHCRTELETLEDSADSLIASLRGQNDFQELEQDPGCQLAVAKALGALVQAAQSPTATEFPDFPRQLGEYEIVRPLGRGGMGCVYLAQHTKLGRLVALKVLQSHRLADVRMRERFENEMRAVGRLSHPNVVTAHDAREVDGMAVLVTEYIDGFDLGQLSGLVGPLPIADACEIVRRVAVALEYTHQQGFVHRDIKPSNIMLSRQGEVKLLDLGLARLQFGDGQRAEMTGTGQTMGTADYIAPEQVTDSRHVDIRADIYALGCTLFKLLTGSAPFADEHHPTAFAKMTAHVSTLPPSLKNSLDGAPHSLAKLVDTMLGKSPASRPQKPLLVANVLKPLALGHDLPKLIQQAEEQPQTTRATVSSPSRSAVETQPLLFRRIPVWCAVAAGFSSFVLGVCLGVLITIRYPDGTESTFEVPSGSQVTQTYVPDGTTAARASSGSPESPQPPAATPPPLTTHEALDVDVQETMDVDIVEPITHFAPRIVFPAGYPEPLRFAILVTELDDENLERAQAKLANSEDMIVPTQWGVWYPVLDDISVSISSSKNGVAYALTSATPADHIAWGNIAGHISVMTKESRDKARGTQLDLQFTPPLSKEFERVTGNNLSKNLAIIINGVIASSPRIRGKLSTHASLTGKFPPEEIRYFMQSLDGGLVEPLQRPTMASGKDESSSLARYDLKAIGIAFHNFHDVYQKLPGSLNFKEGTLGWRPGTVRPPVSWRVVLLPFIEQNELFEQYRFDEPWDSESNLKLLDKMPEVYRSPRAPKDQAAGETNYQGFVGEHTALGNADGEPFREFLDGTSNTILLVETASSVPWTKPQDIPFSEVKDIESGKWFAGPINVLLADGACLTLEQPLNLSDFAKRITRDGGEFIAGK
- a CDS encoding RNA polymerase sigma factor — encoded protein: MTHPDHPTLSSHLLDEVQRMDAVAWGRLVSTYGPIVYRWCRTSGVPEGEASDVVQEVFAAVARGVSGFQREKKEGSFRSWLATITRNKVRDYFRRQAKGLVAVGGTTAMLKLEQCPEDLGSTIDPAAAESPVVQSVLRQVQAEFEPQTWKAFWQSAIDGKSAAEVAEGLGVSVASVYQAKSRVLRRLRKSLAELPQ